The following are encoded in a window of Pecten maximus chromosome 17, xPecMax1.1, whole genome shotgun sequence genomic DNA:
- the LOC117315870 gene encoding uncharacterized protein LOC117315870: MADQDAMGAVLNGLTVQMGNMNMALSVQSVAQLVTPFEGEPKKFKEWVKGIERYSALTQIPADRVKFVAFQTAKGAVGDYIQRHLTEFPLTTWAELRRQLQIRFADVVDMQHALDILSSMKQGREENVEIFGERLLGIARDAFDGHIMGANAAIDRQLVGFFTKGLHQNYLRMKVMRDNPATLNDALAVARREENLRKRFNLQSVGNSYGADGEQPIEVDHLRGNRCFKCNKPGHKARDSRGGRRPVARQHVNAYQEPRKANYFTTLDLKSGYWQIAMDEKDKEKVSFACHKGLFEFNVMPFGLSNAPAVFQELMCRVLQGFESFAIAYLDDILIFSQTKEDHLQHIQQTFDRLKSHCLKLKLKKCYFMQEETKYLGFIINRDGVKPDTDKVKAIQSMPAPRS; encoded by the exons ATGGCTGACCAAGATGCTATGGGGGCTGTATTGAATGGTCTAACAGTACAGATGGGCAATATGAACATGGCCTTGTCTGTACAAAGTGTCGCCCAACTAGTAACGCCGTTCGAAGGCGAACCCAAAAAGTTTAAGGAATGGGTAAAGGGTATCGAGAGATACTCGGCGCTAACACAAATTCCCGCAGATAGAGTTAAATTTGTGGCATTCCAAACCGCGAAGGGGGCTGTCGGCGATTATATACAGCGCCACCTTACGGAATTTCCACTCACTACGTGGGCCGAGTTGCGTCGCCAACTTCAGATTCGGTTCGCTGACGTTGTGGATATGCAGCACGCGCTGGATATTCTGTCCTCCATGAAACAAGGCAGAGAGGAAAATGTAGAGATATTTGGGGAGCGATTGTTAGGGATAGCTCGGGACGCGTTTGACGGACATATCATGGGGGCCAATGCTGCAATAGATAGGCAGCTTGTAGGTTTTTTCACTAAGGGCTTGCACCAGAATTATCTCCGAATGAAGGTTATGCGGGATAATCCGGCCACACTTAATGACGCATTAGCGGTAGCTAGGCGGGAGGAAAACCTCAGAAAACGATTTAATTTGCAATCGGTTGGAAACAGCTATGGGGCCGATGGCGAGCAACCTATCGAGGTTGATCATTTAAGGGGTAACCGTTGCTTTAAGTGCAACAAACCTGGCCATAAAGCCAGAGATAGCAGAGGAGGCCGTAGACCGGTTGCTAGGCAGCATGTTAATGCCTACCAAGAGCCAC GGAAGGCGAACTATTTTACCACGCTAGATTTAAAATCGGGATACTGGCAAATTGCAATGGACGAAAAGGATAAAGAAAAAGTGAGTTTTGCATGTCATAAGGGATTATTTGAGTTTAATGTTATGCCCTTTGGCCTGTCAAACGCTCCAGCTGTATTTCAGGAACTCATGTGCAGAGTGTTACAAGGGTTTGAAAGTTTTGCTATTGCCTACCTagatgatattttgatattctcaCAAACTAAGGAAGATCATCTCCAACATATACAGCAGACATTTGATAGACTAAAAAGCCATTGTCTAAAATTGAAACTTAAGAAGTGTTACTTCATGCAAGAAGAGACGAAGTATTTAGGATTTATCATTAACCGTGACGGAGTAAAACCTGACACAGACAAGGTCAAGGCTATTCAATCTATGCCGGCTCCCAG gTCATGA